The nucleotide sequence GTGCTGTATAAAAGACCGCCCTTGTTAGCTTCCTCATACAGGTACCTACGGGATACTCCGGTAAATTTTGCCGCCTCCGCCACCGCCCGGGCCACGGCCGAGGAGACCCCTTCATTAAACACAGACGGTATTATATTTTCCGCCGAAAGCTGATCACCGGTAATGGTTTCTCCCAGAGCCCAGGCTGCCGCCAGACACATATCATCGTTTATGGTGCGGGCATGGCAGTCGAGCGCCCCCCTGAATACACCGGGAAATGCAAGTACATTATTAATCTGGTTGGGATAGTCGGAGCGCCCGGTGGCAATGACCCCCGCAATATCGTATATCTCTTCCGGGTTTACTTCCGGCTCCGGGTTAGCCAGTGCAAAGATTACGGGACTAGCCGCCATTTTTAATATGTCCTCCCGGTGCAAAAGGCCAGGCCCGGAAACTCCGATAAAAACATCGGCCCCGGCAATAACTTCCTTCAGACTACCGTGCGCGCAATTCTCATTAGTGTTTTCCGCCAGCCATTTTTTGTGAGGTGCCCCGGGAGGCTTGTCCCTGGCAATAGCTCCTTTACTGTCACAGACGATAATCTGCTTCGCCCCGGCGCTTAACAAGATTTTGGTTATGGCCACCCCGGCGGCGCCTGCACCGCTCATAACTATCTTTACATTATCTAAGCGCCTGTCCACTACCCTGAGTGCATTTGTGAGCCCGGCCAGGCTTACAATGGCAGTACCGTGCTGGTCATCGTGAAAAACCGGTATATCCAGAAGATTTCTTAACTTTTCTTCAATTTCAAAACACTTTGGTGCAGCTATATCTTCCAGGTTGATACCCCCAAAGGACGGGGCAGCTGCCACCACACTATTAATTATTTGTTTAGTTCCCTGCACGCTCAAGCAAAGAGGAATGGCATCTATGCCGGCAAATTTCTTGAACAGTACAGATTTACCTTCCATTACCGGTAGCGCACCCTCAGGTCCAATATTACCCAGCCCCAGCACCGCTGAGCCGTCTGTCACTATGGCCACTGAATTGCCTTTCATGGTTAGCCTGTGGGCCAATTCCGGCTCCCTGGCAATAACCTCGGAAACCTTGGCCACCCCGGGTGTATAAACAAGGGACAAATCCTCTCGGTTAGCTACATCCCGTTTGGCCTTTATCTCAATTTTACCGCCCAGGTGCTTCAGGAAAACGCGGTCTTTTACCCTTATTACCTCAACCCCGGATAGACCGTCCAATACTTTTACCAGGTCTCCTATATGATCCCGGTTGTTTAGCCGGACCATTAACTCTCTTATCACATGAGTCGAAGACGCCGAAACAAGATCAATGGAACCCAGGCTGCCTCCTTCTTCAGCTATTACCCCCAGCACCCTGGCTAGTGTCCCGGGCCGGTTGGATAATTTTAATTGTAAAATTACGTTTAAAGACATTACCATAAGCGAAAGGCCTCCGTTTTAATAATCGTTTCCTACCATTTTAGCCTTCATTCGCCTGACGGCCTCTATATGACGGCAGGCAAAATCTGGGTTTGCCCTGGACCTAAACCTGAAGGTGCAGCATTCACAAGTGCTGTCTGTGGCCCTTAGCTCGTATCGACAGTCATAGTCTGTGACTACTGCCTCGTTTTCATCAATAAAAAATATCACTAGATCACCGGCGTAATATGGTTCGCCTATCTTTACTGTCACTAAAACCACCCTTTGTTTTGCTAAAAATGTTGTTATGCCTTACAATATTCTTCATGAATACCATACATCCTTTAGAAGCCTCTTTCAACATTATATTTTGGTGATTTTGCATGTGTTAACCTGGAGTGTATTAGTTTGAGGGGGGAGTCAATTGTCGTCTTTACCAGAATTAATGAATCCGGCCCAGGTCTGCCGGACCCTGGGTATAACACCAAGTGGCGTGAGACGGTTATCCAGGGAAGGTTCCTTGGAGGTTAAGGATACGGTCCGGTTTAAGAACGGGAACATGAATTTATTTAGCATAGAACAAGTCCGTGGCCTGTTACCGGTCATTCCCCGCATAAAACAGGCCTGGGAAACATACGATAAGTCGCGGTTCGGCGCCCGACGGGTTTCCAAGGCCCATGTGCACAGGCACAAGTCCTATAATAATAAAATAAACCATAAAGAACAATTCTTTATGGCCACTGATGCCCTGGCTGAGA is from Bacillota bacterium and encodes:
- a CDS encoding NAD-dependent malic enzyme, whose product is MVMSLNVILQLKLSNRPGTLARVLGVIAEEGGSLGSIDLVSASSTHVIRELMVRLNNRDHIGDLVKVLDGLSGVEVIRVKDRVFLKHLGGKIEIKAKRDVANREDLSLVYTPGVAKVSEVIAREPELAHRLTMKGNSVAIVTDGSAVLGLGNIGPEGALPVMEGKSVLFKKFAGIDAIPLCLSVQGTKQIINSVVAAAPSFGGINLEDIAAPKCFEIEEKLRNLLDIPVFHDDQHGTAIVSLAGLTNALRVVDRRLDNVKIVMSGAGAAGVAITKILLSAGAKQIIVCDSKGAIARDKPPGAPHKKWLAENTNENCAHGSLKEVIAGADVFIGVSGPGLLHREDILKMAASPVIFALANPEPEVNPEEIYDIAGVIATGRSDYPNQINNVLAFPGVFRGALDCHARTINDDMCLAAAWALGETITGDQLSAENIIPSVFNEGVSSAVARAVAEAAKFTGVSRRYLYEEANKGGLLYSTIKDTMT